One genomic region from Rosa rugosa chromosome 1, drRosRugo1.1, whole genome shotgun sequence encodes:
- the LOC133724575 gene encoding sm-like protein LSM5 codes for MANNPSQLLPSELIDRCIGSKIWVIMKGDKELVGTLRGFDVYVNMVLEDVTEYEITAEGRRITKLDQILLNGNNIAILVPGGSPESE; via the exons ATGGCGAACAATCCGTCGCAGCTACTCCCCTCAG AGTTGATCGACCGGTGCATAGGGTCGAAGATATGGGTGATCATGAAGGGCGACAAGGAGCTCGTCGGAACTCTCAGGGGTTTCGATGTCTACGTCAACATGGTTCTTGAAGACGTCACTGAATA CGAGATTACTGCCGAAGGAAGAAGGATAACCAAGCTTGATCAGATTTTACTCAACGGAAACAACATTGCCATT CTGGTCCCAGGTGGCTCCCCTGAATCAGAGTAA